TAATCAGTACCCAGAGCACAGCTCGTTTATAGGTTTTGTAACATAAGATGCCATACTTGATTCAATTATGCAGCATAAAACGTGATATCTGATCATGTAATGTGACTTTAAAATCTTATCCCTCTTAACTGATTATTCTATTTTTGTCACCTTTGTCTGAATTGTTTGCTTTATTTACGAAAATGATTACATGAATCCAAATTGACATCAGAGACTAACTCTTAAACTAAAAAAAACCATTATGCTATAAGATTCGGAACATCGAAATTCTGTTTGCCATGAAACGTGTGAGGGTACCTTCACACTGTGACACGAAATCCAAAGGCAAAGAGGAAATATAATGACTGAGTTTCCTTCAGGTGGGCACTATTCAACGACCAACATTTTCTCGGAGAATCTGGCTACAAGTGCTCGCTAGCTGTAATGAAATAAGCCTCACTCTTCTGTCCCTTCACATCACCACCCCCCAATAAAAATGTTTGCCTTGATCATTGATTGCAGAAATACGAGAGGATTTAGGATTTAGGTTGCCAAAGGTGAGGTGATTGCATGAAAGGGATCTGATAGTACGCGCCCTTCTTTATAATGGTCTTGGCTCAACCCAAAATTATATCTGTCATTGATTAATATGTCTTAATGTTCACTTTCTTCTGCCGTCGATTTTATTTCCACGTGTTTCTTCTAGAAATTGCTACAATATGCCACAATAGAAATAAAATCACGACGTTTTATAAATTTGTAATCCCCAATATGATTGTATTGTATTTAATAGGCTTCGAGCAAAATGACAAATAAGCGCTTTAATGGACTCCGAAGGAAGTTGGTGCATACTTGTAAATTAGGATTACGTCCATAACGCGATTATTGTCAAAAACATTTCAGAAGTAACAAATATCTAGCACTAATTTCCCCTTCTAAGCTCTCTTAACTCAGCAATGCTCTGCTCCTTCCAGTCTAAAGGATAAGTAAGGCTAAATACTCATTAAACACTATGCTTGTGTTATAATTGCACTGAATTGGTTTCCTGTTTCTGTTTTTCCAGCCTTGGTTATTTTTAAGGAAATTGTTTCCGATTTCCCGGCGTTTTATTATCTCTTATTAGTCTTTCAAAGCATAATTATGCTTCCAGTTCAAAAATTCTAATCTTAGCTGTTCATTACATTCGGTAGGATGCCGGTGACTATTCAAAGAGAATCGAATTATCAAGTAAGGCAGCGCGTTGGTGAAAAATGAAACCCAATAATGCCAGTTTTAGTAGTAGAGGTAACACAGCGAACTCATATAGTGGGATCATAAAATGGTCATTAATGCGGCCTGAGTAATGCACATGATTCGAAATATTGCGAGCATATTAAGGAAGCAGgaatgactattgtaatattttaACAATCCAGAAGAGGTTTCGCGTTAAAGTGTCATGCAGTCGAGTATGGGCGACAGCAAAGGCTGGGGAAAGAAGGGATGTTGGAGTCAAAATTAAGACATGTTTTGGAAACGAAACGTTGGATGGCAGAGGACGTCCAGTAAGATGTAAGGTATTCGATAATTGTATAAAGGAGATTTTGAATTCCTCGTGAAACATCGATACACCCAAGTAAAAATTAAGGTAGTTTGATGGGTCGTAGTTTCAGTGAGGAACGATATATTACGTTGCACCGTTCCAGCGAGGATAAACCCAGGTGGATGAAACCCGATCGAATGCAACCTTCTGAAAGCATTGAAGAGAGTGTTTCTTCATCTCTTTCTAGTACTTCCTGGTGGTAAACCATAACAACTTGCCTACAAAGCCATGTTGTCTGTCAATTGCCACATCATACAAGCCATGTCCTTATAGCAATCCGCCGCTCCATTACCTCATGCCTTGTAAGGCTCGATTCACATAAAATCCCCATACGCCTGATTGCACGCCCTTAATTATTGAACAGATACATGTTTCTTTTCAATGGATGGGGTAATTAATAGACCATCAGTAAACTGAATTCAACACTTCCTGGCGGTTTAACACTTTGTTTATAATGTGTTTCTACTTATTCAGGCCAATATGAAAGAGCGCGAATAGAGGTATTGTGCTCCTGTTCTATTTGATAGTCACGCGCCCAAGCAGATCAGGTTATGCAGATGTGTATGTGGGACTTTCCCGTTTTCCGTCAGCATTTAGCCCGtggcgcgcgcgcgcgcgctcgtgtgtgtgtgtgtgtgtgtgtgtgtgtgtgtgtgtgtgtgtgtgaaaataaTTTTATGCAGTCGTGTTATTTGCAAAATTGTCACATCACCGTAATAGAAACATAACATAACATTAACCTTAATGCAGCTTTCGGGAGAGGCAGATTTTATTTGTCTTGAGATGTTGGCTAGTCCTTTGGGGCAATTTTTAAAAGCGGGATATTTGGCGAATATGTTAGCAGAGATGTCGGGATAGATGTTACAAATGAAAGGCATAATAATTTAAACACTACAATGTGTCAAACACCTGGCAATAAATATGTAAGCTACCTTCCATGAGTTAATTTTACGTTTTTCTTGAACATTTACATCGTCGACCAGTCAATTTCATGTTTAAAAGATTGTAGCAAAGGGTTTAACGAGAGATTAATTATTCGAAAAGATTAACGAAGTGGGATATTGTGCCTTTCGTATAATTTCACTTGTATTTTGGATTAAATGCTGCATTGTAATCATCTCATGTTAATTCGTCATTTGTTTAAATAAAGACATTGACAATTTTACCTTATTATCACCATGTTCGCTAAGGTCAATCATTAAAGGTCTTTTACAAACCCATTATTTTATTGGTTGATTTCTGTCATTTGTCATCCCACCATATTTTTTCCATCTCTTGCTCGCCCGTCGCgttactttctttttctctcctcctTTTCGCGAATAACGATTAATTGATAACGAGGGCTTGAGAATTGCTGTTTCACATATAAAAGTATAGGACCCACGATTGCCACATGCAAACTTTACCTTCACACGGTAGTCATACGTCTCATGATATTGTAATTGAGATACTGATAACACGAAGGTGCAGAACACACACAGACTACCACCGAAATAAATTACACCACTAATGCGTTTTAAAACAGGACAGACTTTACAGGGGTTAACTGCAGATATAATTTATGGAATAACAATCATAGGTCGCCATCTCGTAAACTGATAACACATGTCACTTCGGTTTGTCTTTTCTTTAATATGCTATCGTAAAATATTTTTGGACGCTTCGCCAAAGGTTCAGGAAGCGTTAATACTCAAATGCAACGCTGCAATGTATTTCAATAGCTGTGTGCGGCTTGACAGCAAGCAACAGGCCTTAACTGTTCTCTTTGCCTGGCATCTAAAATAGCCTTTACGAAATAGTGCATGCTTAGAATCAGTGATGTTTTTTGATTCAGTAATTAGAACTGGCTGGACATTTGAGTCAGTAAGTTCCAGTTTCCAGTCACTAATATTAATATTTACATGTAGATTTGTATTTGATAAACTAGTGAGCGGGATCACTCAGCTGTATTCCTAGAATGTTCCCACGATTAACAGAGCCATACATACTGTAATTCTACTCTCTTTGATGTGTGGATCAAATTAACAACACTGCATTTGTTCAAGGTTGTCTGGCAAAACATTCATACTTCCTTCTGCTGTCCAACAGTAGATTTACAcaattatttatatatacatGAATCTATATATTGTAGGTATCATTTGTTTTAcattatatatgtgtgtgtgtatatatatatatatatatacacacacacacacacatacatacacacacacactcacaaatcgCGCAATGAATATATATGCATTACGCGATTTGTATCCCACGAGATACGCATTTCCAGAATACAAAATAGCTTTATATTAAGAACTAGTGAAATCCGAACTGAAATCCTGTGGCCACTAAAGGATTGGAAATATATAGTAAAATAAACGTTTCCACAAACTCTGCATCGAATAAGCATGCTTTCCTTTTACTATTTCGTTTTAATGGAAGCACTGTATAAGACAATATCCTTCAGGCCACAGTGAAAGTAAGCTAGTGTGACTGTAGACTGAAAAGTAATAGTCCCTTGATTAGATCAATTGGATTCAAGATCTTGATTGACACGGATAACAATTCAGTGAAGTTCTCTGATTTAAAATACGATTTCAAGAGTTTCCAATATCCTTAAATTCAAAATGTTCTTGAATTAATTCGACGAAATGGAATTATTTTTAAAAGGGAACATTACCTCAATGAAGTTAGATAGCCCCAAACACTTAATAGGAGCCAAAGTCAATGCCTATATACAAAACTTAGAATAAGTAATATTTATAATTTCGTAATGTTTGGACATCTAAGAATTTGCACGGTTCATGTGGAATTTCCACAAACACGATGAGGTTAAAATGAAAAGATATGAATAAAAATGAATGATCTAACTTATTTTCCGGCAAATAGACTAAAGATTAAGAAAGTATGATATTCAGCTATTCGCTGCAACCAATAACGCAGGAGTTTTAATTGTTTATTCAGAGCAATGGATAAAATGAAAGGTGATGTTTTCTTCCCTACCCCCACTCCGAACCCACTGTGTTCTACCTTGTCTGTCACTTAAAGCTGTCCAAGAACTGTATTTTTAGAAGGAATATTTTTGTTGTGCTCAAGAAATTTTCAAAACTAACGAAACCGCAAACAATCGGCAGTACGGAATCCTCCAAACGTGCATCCAACACATGATATTGTCGAGCGGTCGGTCCCTGTAAAAGTTCTCTGTAGAtcccattctccactcagatccaaGACAACACAGCGAAAAAAAATCTATCACATATATTTGTCATGAATAAAGCGTTGAGTTCTCCAGCGCACTTTGACTAAACTTTATTCAAAATTAGATTGAAATATGTGACAAGGTTgatatggatgaaagaagataTTGTGTGGACTTCACTGTTGGCAGTTATTAAAACAAGCCTGCACGCTAACAAAAGAAGTGCTGTCGCTATAAAGACGAGAGCAGATTCTGGATTTGGCTAAGTGGATAAAGACATTCTCCGCAGCCTTAGAGCACCATCTCTCACATAGTAAGTTCATTGCTTAcctattgaaacctgttgaagtACCATTAAATTGATAGATTAGCAGCCGCTGGCCCTTCTCCCTGTCCACCTTCAGCTTCTGTGAAGCATTCTGCTGCCATGGTACCGAAATGCAATTGAATTTCTGTATTTCACTCTCTGTCTGTctaactgtctgtctgtctgtctctctctctctctctctctcaatcactcactcactctctctcgcaaCCTCAGTGACCAAGGATAGAAGGTTTTTTTTTGAGGGGGGCGGTTTGCTGAGAAATAATAAAGCTCTGTAGAGAAGTCGGCAAACGTGACTTTGAACTTGGATCAGCTCCTGCAGTCCCTGCAGAGTGCAGTCCTGGAGGAGTGAAAGAATAGCGGTGAGCACGAAGCTGCGCCGCTTTAGACAGGAATTAGAGAATTAAACCAAAACCAAACTTCTTTGTTAAAAATAAGCCCAGTCCACTAAAAAAAACAGTAAGCATCTCCGGTGCAAACAAGGCAGGGCGCCACACCAACAAACCAATTTAATGCATCAATTTTACATAAATTAAGTTTATTGTTGCGTTGAATTTTCTTCAAGAATCTTTGTGGTGTTACGTAAGTTTATATACATTTTGTAAAGCTGACATATCGGAAGAAGGAAAGATGAGTGGAAATTAGATTTTGTAATTAACTGTGTGCGATTTAGGGGGACAGGAGGCGAGGAGGAGCAGGGCTAGGAAGGGAGGAGGTTTGGTGGGACTATTTCCGTTAGGTTTTTTTAGGTTTCGTTGTCCTACTCCAGACTTAGTCTTTAATGTAGGGGGGTTGCCCACACCAGTGCCCCGCTTTCATAGACAAAAAACCAGCCGCTTTCCGCTGCTAACAATACGAAAATAAAAAGCCCGTGTACCACGGGGAAATTGCATTTAAGATCACTCTTCGTTGCTCAATCGCTCTCTCCTAAATTATAGAGAAAAAAATGGAacttgaggagagagagacaaacgttaatgcaaataaaaatagtGTGCAATTTATAGGTGTCAAATCGGATTAAATCCTTAGCTCACAAGCCGAGCTCTTCCCACACTGGGTTCTGATCAGTACCGGATCTGTCTCTTTCACTGTTTGTTTCCCAGCACTTTCATTCGGCAAGTTTCAGAAATAAAGTTGTTCAATTTATATCATGTTACATACTTACCTGCTAAAGGCACCAGTTATGTACAGGGAGGTGGGGAAACGAGTACTATGCTGTGGACATTGGATTCGCCCCCACGTCGTCTCCCCACCATCCCAACTCCGCACATTTTGCTCGCAAGTCATTGTAACAGATTTCGATTAAGTTTTATTGCTACACAGTGAAAACGTGATGCGGCTGGACAACTGGCTGCATTGGCGAGGACAGAAGTGGCGCAGAAATGGCCGATTTcagggggaaaaaaacacaaatcaaagTAGGCGTAATTAATGGAAAATGGCGACGCGTTTGGAGCAGGCTACCTGGGATGGATGAGGCGGAGTTGTCCAATGAAAAGCCATTATAGAGTGGCCGCTGTCCTGTTTAAAAGGGGTGTTGGGAGAAGCGCCGTCACTCCAGCCAGCAGCCGAACCTTGCATCATATGACAGACGCGGAACCAACTTAaggtccccctccccccaacccctccTCGCCCATTTATCGTTAGGATTTTCTTATCTCTACTCCTTATTTATCTGCCATTCTGATTACCGCTATCACTGGCAACAGCGCATCTgccgacagagagagagagagagagagagggagagagagagggagagagagagagagagagagagagagagagagagagagagagacagagagggaaacaGACAGCAAGAACGCTTAAAAGCGCTTTCTCCGTGGGAAATTCTACCACAGAAGAAAACAAACTTCAATGTGATcgcaataaaaaaaaactgtttcaAGGACATCAAAAAAAGTTGCACGCGATAATTTGGCTCGATCGGTTTTCTCGTCGCTTAGTTTTATTTggcacaaagagagagagagcgagaaagcagtTGGGAAGGGGCGAATCGTTGGGCTGGACTGGTGATTTCATGGACTGGTGCGTTCTTATTCCTTTAGAAAACCACCGTAAACAGTGACAGCATCAAGGCGGCTCTGAAGTTCCTGCTGACCAGCTTGtgcgtgcgtctgtgtgtgtgtttgtgagtgtgtgttgtTGGGGTGGGTTTGGGGGGTAAGAGATCTGTTTGTttgcccaccccacccccacccctccccgtctTTCAGGGGTATGCTTCTGGATGCGGGTCCGCAGTTCCCGACCCTCGGGGTGGGTACCTTCGCGagacaccaccaccaccaccatcaccactCCACCGCCGACATGTCCGACCGGGATCTGGCCATGTCTCAGAACACCTTCGTCGACTCGGCGCACATGGGCGCCTTCAAGCTGAACGCCGGCGTCCACCACGACCTTCCATCTGCCGCTCAGAGCTCGGCTTTCAGCGCACAGGCGGCGGCCGGCCCGGGATACGCTTCCGCGCTGGCTCCCCACGCCGCCCATGTCGGCTCCTACTCGGGAGCCGCTTTCAACTCCACGCGGGACTTTATCTTCCGCAGCCGTGGCTTCACCGATTCGAGCCCGGGCACTGGCCAGCACGGCATCTTCGGACCGAGCCCTGGGGGCTTACATCACCCGCATTCGGACACCTCGGCACACATTCTGTTCCCCGGCATCCACGAACAAGGAGCATCGCACCCGTCTCCAAACGCGCACGTCCTGAACGGCCAGATGCGCCTGGGACTGGCCGGTGAAGTATTTGGGCGCTCAGACCAGTGTCCCAGGACTGACCCTTTCTCGGCCGCCCAAgtacaccaccaccaccatcacaaCTATGGACAGATGAATATGAACATGGGTATGAATATGGCAACACATCACGGCGCAGGAGCCTTCTTCCGATACATGCGGCAACCCATCAAGCAGGAACTAATCTGTAAATGGGTCGACCCCGAGCAACTGACGAACCCCAAAAAGACCTGCAACAAAACCTTCAGCACTATGCACGAGCTGGTCACCCACGTTTCGGTGGAGCACGTCGGCGGTCCGGAGCAGACTAACCACATCTGCTTCTGGGAAGATTGCTCCCGGGAAGGCAAGCCTTTCAAAGCCAAATACAAATTGGTGAATCACATCAGGGTGCACACGGGCGAGAAGCCGTTCCCCTGCCCGTTTCCCGGCTGCGGCAAAGTTTTTGCCAGGTCAGAGAACTTAAAGATCCACAAACGCACCCACACAGGTAAGCGCcaaactttcccctctctcatAGCAGAAACGCCGTGTTTGCGCTTCACGTTTACGCGGGAGAACTCAACCCTCGTTCGCTGAGTCGGAGTCGGGCACTTCTGTTCTCAGTGGATGGTTAAATTGTGCTCTGAAGTCACCGTCAAAATgtatatttttcaaaacaaaatcaAATAACTTAAAAAATTTGAGATTCAATTTTTTAAATCGACTTTTTAGGGCTTTCTAAATCCATTTGAAAAATTTCGCTGCTCCACCAAACTAGAACAATGCGAATATCCGACTTAATTccagagatttttttaaaaaaattgcaatCGTTCAGAAGAAATGAGCGCCGTAAATTATTTTTGAAGCTTTGATGCATTTTAAATACCAAAACAGTTACGATCTTGGATTAAGAATTTAACATTGATAAAATTCTGCTGTTTTGGGAATTAGGAAGACGATATTTTGCAAATTCCAGGCATTGATTTTAATGCGGACGGCAATTGAATTACATGTGGCATGCCTGTTAAAATTACATGAAGATATTTTAAAATTTGCATCGTGGTATTCGAGGATTTTGCCTTGGGCCAGAGATGTAAAATGTATAAAGATATAGCGGGGCAGAAACCTGAAAAGCTTTCCAGAGCCCACAGGTATGACTTGCAAATTATGTCGCATTGCATAATATTTCTCTGTAGCGTGTGGAATTATGTCATCAGCAGTGGCCTGTGCTTGTACCATAAACTTTGAATATAGGTCAACATGCAATGTGGGGACAGGGAGGGTTTGTGTGTGAAACGTGGCAGCTGGGAAATTCATCCATTCTCCACCCGCGCGCCATTCATTAATTGCAATCGTGATTGTATATTCTAAATCGCTGGTTCTTCAAAAGAGGAATAAACAAAAGCGGTAATTAATTAATAAGTTATTTAGAAAAAAACATGCACAATAATGACCTTATCCAGAGTGGTGGAATCATGTAGGC
The DNA window shown above is from Mobula birostris isolate sMobBir1 chromosome 5, sMobBir1.hap1, whole genome shotgun sequence and carries:
- the zic2a gene encoding zinc finger protein ZIC 2a, translating into MLLDAGPQFPTLGVGTFARHHHHHHHHSTADMSDRDLAMSQNTFVDSAHMGAFKLNAGVHHDLPSAAQSSAFSAQAAAGPGYASALAPHAAHVGSYSGAAFNSTRDFIFRSRGFTDSSPGTGQHGIFGPSPGGLHHPHSDTSAHILFPGIHEQGASHPSPNAHVLNGQMRLGLAGEVFGRSDQCPRTDPFSAAQVHHHHHHNYGQMNMNMGMNMATHHGAGAFFRYMRQPIKQELICKWVDPEQLTNPKKTCNKTFSTMHELVTHVSVEHVGGPEQTNHICFWEDCSREGKPFKAKYKLVNHIRVHTGEKPFPCPFPGCGKVFARSENLKIHKRTHTGEKPFKCEFESCDRRFANSSDRKKHMHVHTSDKPYLCKMCDKSYTHPSSLRKHMKVHESSQGSESSPAASSGYESSTPPVLVSPSAEPPNSNNLSPASTAVHANAGISSNFNEWYV